In Brevibacillus brevis NBRC 100599, a single genomic region encodes these proteins:
- a CDS encoding ABC transporter permease yields MTTATVPNNQTNLPIKKRGKWSKMGRRFARNPWAMTGMFLLMLAVVSALFAPVIAPSTPDKADLRARLVAPSWMDDTGKSEHLLGTDQVGRDLLSRIIYGARISLLVGVVSVLISLVIGVILGLIAGFYGRWVDDLLMRLADVQLAFPFILFAIIVMTVFGAGLWKLILVLGISNWVGFARLVRGQVMSVKEMEYVQAAKAIGATNLRIIRKHVLPNVSSSIIVLATLNVATNILLEASLTFIGLGVDPSIPTWGGMLADGRNYLETAWWVATFPGIAIMITVFGINLLGDWLRDELDPNLRV; encoded by the coding sequence ATGACGACAGCGACGGTTCCAAACAATCAGACCAATCTACCAATCAAAAAACGTGGAAAATGGAGCAAGATGGGCAGAAGATTCGCTCGAAATCCGTGGGCAATGACGGGGATGTTCTTGCTTATGCTTGCCGTCGTATCCGCACTTTTTGCACCGGTAATTGCGCCATCCACTCCTGATAAAGCTGATTTGCGTGCACGGTTGGTTGCTCCCTCGTGGATGGACGATACGGGGAAATCCGAGCATTTGCTGGGTACGGATCAGGTAGGACGTGACTTACTGAGCCGAATCATTTACGGAGCGCGAATATCGTTATTGGTTGGTGTCGTATCCGTACTGATTTCCTTAGTTATCGGGGTGATTCTGGGCCTCATCGCAGGCTTTTACGGGCGCTGGGTAGATGATCTGCTAATGCGCTTGGCAGATGTACAGCTGGCATTCCCTTTCATTTTGTTTGCGATTATCGTCATGACGGTTTTTGGGGCAGGTTTATGGAAGCTCATACTTGTTCTGGGGATCAGTAACTGGGTAGGCTTTGCACGACTGGTTCGAGGACAGGTCATGAGTGTAAAAGAAATGGAATACGTTCAGGCTGCCAAAGCTATCGGGGCTACGAATTTGCGGATCATCAGAAAACATGTCCTGCCAAACGTCTCTTCTTCGATCATCGTATTGGCAACGTTAAATGTAGCAACCAACATTTTGTTGGAAGCATCGTTGACGTTTATTGGATTGGGTGTAGACCCTTCGATTCCTACATGGGGCGGCATGCTGGCAGACGGTCGCAACTATCTGGAGACGGCATGGTGGGTTGCTACTTTCCCTGGCATCGCTATTATGATTACGGTGTTTGGAATTAACCTGCTGGGCGATTGGCTGCGTGATGAGCTAGATCCAAATCTGCGCGTGTAA